The following DNA comes from Bacteroidetes bacterium SB0662_bin_6.
GGGACATGGTAGAGCGGTTGTACGGGAGGACGCCGGGCCGGGCGTGACAGGGCATATGATCAGGACAGGGCGCGTCTTCCTGCGCCGGCGCCGCAATCTTCCGAATCTTCGCCGATTCTGCGCCGGGATAGTCCGTATCTTTAAGAAATCTCTGATTAAATCCGGCAGAAACATAGACCTTGGAGCGCGCAACAAGACCATCCAACGCCGAACCGCAAAATCGCAACCGAGAACAGGGACCTTGGGATGCGCATTCGAACAAAACATAGGGCCCGGGATATCCTGCAAGCTCGCGGCCAACCGCACGTTTATGTTTTGAGAGAAGGCGCGTCCCAAGGTCCTCGCCCATGCGGATTTAATCTTGGGTGCGTTCCGGTTTTTCGTTTCTTATTCCGACCGTTATGGCGATTCTCGTCGATAAAAACACCCGTTTGCTTGTCCAGGGATTCACAGGTTCCGAGGGCACGTTCCATTCCGAGCACATGCTCGAGTACGGCACGGCGCTTGTAGCCGGCGTGACGCCCGGCAAGGGTGGCCGTACGCATCTCGGCAAGCCGGTGTTCAACACCGTGGCCGAGGCGGTTGCCCGGGAAGGGGCGAACACGTCCGTGATTTTCGTACCTCCTCCGTTTGCTGCGGATGCGATTCTGGAGGCGGCGGAAGCCGGTATACAGGTTATCGTGTGTATCACGGAAGGCATTCCCATAGAGGATATGATCCCGGTTTTTCACTATGTGCAGCGCAAGGGCGCACGCCTCATCGGCCCGAATTGTCCGGGAGCCCTGACGCCCGATCAGGCCAAAGTCGGCATCATGCCGGCGATGATTTTCAGGGAAGGATCCGTGGGGGTGGTGTCTCGCTCCGGCACCCTGACGTACGAAGCGGTAGATCAGCTTACCCGGCAGGACCTTGGCCAGAGTACGGCGGTGGGCATCGGCGGGGATCCTGTCATCGGGACGAATTTCGTGGATGTCCTTCGGTTGTTCGAGGAAGATGACGACACCGAGAGCGTGGTAATGATTGGCGAAATCGGCGGTACGGCGGAAGAAGAAGCCGCGGCCTTCGTTCGAGACCATATGACGAAGCCCGTCTTCGGATTCATTGCGGGTCGGACGGCGCCTCCCGGACGCCGGATGGGACATGCCGGCGCCATCGTTTCCGGGGGCAAGGGTACGGCGGAAGAAAAGATTGCTGCGCTGGAAGAAGCCGGAGTAGTGGTGATCGAGAATCCGGCGGTGATCGGCGAGACGGTGAAGGATCGGTTGACTACCGTGTAAATCAGACCATTCAGGCGAGGCGCCCCTTGCATATTCGGGAAATTACGTTCGTCAAGGGATCGGCGTCCTGGAGCGGACTCCCTTCGGACGGGCGGCCCGAAGTCGCGTTCGCCGGCCGCTCGAACGTAGGCAAGAGTTCTCTGTTGAATGCGCTTGCAGGCCGCCGGGGGCTGGCCCGGACGAGCGGGACGCCGGGCAAGACCAGGGAATTCAATTATTACCTTGTCAACGAAAGCCTGTACTTCGTGGACCTTCCGGGCTTCGGCTATGCGAAAACCTCAAAGCAGGAGCGTGCGCGTTGGGCCCGGCTCATCGAGCGCTACATTGCGGAACGCGATATGCTGCGCCTGATCGTTCACCTTGTGGACAGCCGGCACGAGTTAGGCGAACTCGACAGGAATTTTATCGGGTTGATGCGTGGGGGGGGCGTGCCCTACGCCATGGCACTTACGAAGTGCGACAAACTTTCCGGTAATGATCGTGTGAAGACGGAACACCGTATGCACGAGGCGCTTTCGACGTTCGGACTGGAAATCCCGGTTTTTCTGACCTCATCGAAGACAAAACGGGGCCTGCCCGCCTTGTCGGAATGGATCGGGACGATGGCAACCATGGAACCATGACGGAAATAAAGATGAAGGTGCTCATCACCGATGCGGTCGATCCGATCTGCATCGACATGCTGGAAGCCCGGGGCATTACACCCGATGTCCGGTTGAAGCAATCCGGAGAGGCGTTGCGGGAAGCGGCTGCAGAGGCGGACGGCTGGATCATTCGCAGCGGCACCACGATCACGGCGGACCTTATCGAAGCTGCGGGCAACCTGAGGGTGATAGGACGCGCCGGGGTCGGGGTGGACAATATTGATCTTTCCGCCGCTACCCGCCGGGGCGTACTTGTGATCAATGCGCCTTCCGGCAATACGATCTCGACCGCCGAGCACACCTGCGCCCTGTTGCTTTCCATGGCCCGCCGCGTGCCTCAGGCGAATCGCTCTATTGCGGAGGGCAGGTGGGATCGCAAGGCGTTCACCGGGTCGGAAGTGTACGAAAAGACCCTCGGCGTCGTGGGTTTGGGTCAAATCGGACGGGAAGTGGCTGTGCGCATGGCCGGTTTTGGCATGAAACTGATCGGGTACGACCCGGTGCTGTCTCGGGAGGCTGCCGAGCGTCTTGGGGTACGTCTTGTGGATATGGAGGAGTTATTGGCCGGGAGTGACTTCATTACCGTACATACGCCCCTGAACGACGCCACCCGCGGCCTGCTGCGTAAGGAAACGTTTGCGCAGTGCCGCAGGGGGGTATGTATTGTCAATTGCGCCCGGGGAGGCATTGTCGAGGAAAAGGACCTGCTTGCCGCGCTGGATAGCGGACAAGTGGGGGGCGTGGCGCTGGACGTGTATTCCACAGAGCCGCCGCCCGTTGAACTGCAAGCATTGCTCAGGCATCCGAAAGTCATCGCTACCCCCCACATCGCGGCTTCGACGGAAGAAGCCCAGGAAAAAGTCGCCGTGCAGATTACCGAGCAGGTCATTCGCGCGTTATGCGGCGAGGCGGTGCACACGCCTGTCAACGCGCTGGCTATCAAGATGGCTGCGCAACCGGATGTGCAACCCTATTTGAGCCTGTCCGATCGTCTTGGCCAGTTGATCGGCCAGTTGGGGGGCGCGCGTATCCGCGGGATTACCGTGGGGTGCCGGGGGGATGTCCCGCGCCGTTATTCCGAAGTGCTGACGGTGGCCGCCGTACGCGGGATTCTGTCGAAGTGGGTCCCGGAACCCGTGAATCTGATCAATGCGCCGTTTCTTGCGGAGGATATGGGGATCCATGTGACGGAAGCACGGGACACCGCGCCCGGCGGGTACACGAATCTGTTGCAGATCGGTCTGGAAACGGACGATGGCCGCCGCACGGTGGCGGGTACGATCTTCGACCGCGAGGAACAGCGTCTGGTCCGCATTGACAACTACTGGCTGGAGATCAAGCCGGAAGGCCACATGATCGTATACAGGAATGTGGACCGGCCCGGCATGTTGGCGGCAGTGGGGAGCATCCTGGCCCGCAACGATATCAACATCGGCGCCCTGGCGCTGGGGCGGGCCGGCAAGGGAGAAATTGCCCTGACGGCGGTTACCGTGGACGAGGTGGTTCCGGCAACGGTAGTCAGGGAGATCGCGGCGCTGGACGGTATCGAGGATGTGCGCAGCGTAGATGTATGAGATATACGCAATATTGCTTTAATGGGGGCGTATGTAAAGTTTTTTCAATATTGGAAACATTACTTGACAACTTGGTAACAATGTCCTAACCTTATACATTCTAAGGCGTCACTGCGACGAACAACCGATTTTCATTCATACCGGACGGCAATGCCGGGCATGGGCTCCCTGAAAGTGCCCGGTATTGCAGGCACACACCATACAAATCAGGAGGTAGCACATGTTGCGCAGGTGCGTTACTACTGTACTCGTTCTGCTCGTCATGCCCGTTGCAGCGCTGGCGCAAAACACGGGCAAGCTCTCCGGCGTCATCACCGATGCATCTACGGGTGAACCGCTGCCCGGGGCGAATGTCGTGCTGGGAGGCACCCTGCTCGGTAGCGCTTCGGATTTAGATGGAAACTACTTCATCATCGGCGTGCCCGTGGGGGCGTATGACGTTACGGCGTCCTTCGTAGGGTATCAGGCCCAGACCATCCAGCAGGTGGAGATCAATGCCGGCTACACGCGGGAATTGAACTTCAGTCTCGCACCCGGGGCCGAGCTGGAGGAAATTGTGGTCGAGTACGAACGACCGATTATCCAGAAGGACGCGATCGGCGCCCCGCGCGTGGTGAACAGCGACGAGTTGGTGTTGCTTCCGATTCGGGGCGTCGCCAATGTGGCCTCGCTGCAGAGCGGGGTGGTCTCGTCGGAAGGCACGGAGCTTTTCGTACGCGGGGGTCGTGAGCAGGAACTCACGTATTACGTGGATGGGGTCCGGATATCGGGGCAGCAGGCCCTGCCGCGCGTGGCCATCTCGGAACAGGAAATGCTGATCGGGACCATTCCGGCCAAGTACGGCGATGCGCAAGGGGGCGTGGTGTCGGTTACGACGAAGAGCGGCGCCGACCAGTTTTTCGGCACGGTGGGGGCCTATACTTCTCAGGGGCTCGACAGTTACGGTCACAGTCTCGGCGAGATTTCGCTGGGCGGCCCGATCGTTCCCGGCCGTGTAAGTTTCTTTGCAACGGGTCAGTATGTCCGCCAGGACGATAACGACCCGTACGGCGTATCCACCTATCAGCTTACGGACGATCAGCTTGCCGAACTCCATGCCAATCCGCAGGTGGTGCGCGCAACCAACGCCGCCGGAGACTCCTTGTATCTGCCCTTCCCCTGGCAGACCGCCCAGGCGGCTGTCGACAACGGGGAGCCGCTTACGCCGGACTCGCTGGCGGTTCTTCTGAGCATTCCCGAGGGATATACCCTTCATCCGGGGATCATCAATGCGCCGGACACGTACCGCCGGGAAGATTTTACGCTGGAGCCGAGCAAAAACAGTCCTTTCAGAGAAACGATCGTAACCGGCAATGTCTCGATCCAGCCTACGCAGACCGTCACGCTGCGCGTGGGCGGCTCGTACGAAACACAAAAGTCGGAGTCGCTCAGCTATTTCCGGCATGTGTTCAACCCTGATATCTTTTATCATAACGAGCAGGATACATGGCGGGTTTACGGCAGTCTGCGCCAGCGTTTCGCCTCGAATTTCTTCTACCAGATCGACGCGGCGTATCAGGATTACAACTATACCCTGTACCCCAACGGATTTTCCGATAATGTGGAAGACGCCTTTTCCTACGGAGATATCGATCCCGGGAACGAGTATCTGGACCTTGCCCGCCGCTATTTCGCCGCGCGCGCCGACGGGTATGGGCCGCTTTATACCAGAGACGGCACTTCGGGTGTAGGCCAGGCCGTGGGCATTGCTTTTTCGCTGCCGGGCAATCCGTTGGCTACGTTCCAGAAGCAGGACCGGAAAGCATTCCAGATCTCGGGGAACGCCACGGCGCAGATCGGCCTGCACCAGTTGGAGTTCGGCGGCGAGTACCGCACGTTCACGGAGCGCTGGTACAGTGTGGGCGGTTTCGGCTTGTCCCGTTACGCCCAGGACGACAATTGCGAGCAGGTAGCCTGCTACGCCAACTACAGCGATTTGCCGTTCGACGCCTTCCGGGCGCGGACCTCCTATTACGGGTACGATTTCCGCGGGCTGAACGAAGTGGATGACCAGGACATCCAGGGGTATTTCGACCGGACGAACCTCAATATCGCGCCGTACCAGCCGATCTACTACGGCGGATATCTTCAGGACAAGATCGAGTACCGCGACCTCATCCTGAATCTTGGCGTACGCATGGAGGTGTTCGACAACAACGCACCCGTGCTGAAGGACATTTATGCGCCGCGTCCCATTGTCCGCGCGGGTTCGGTATCCGGCACGCCTTCGGGCATCGATCCGGACGATGCGGTCTACTTTAACGATGCAGGCGATGTGGTCGGCTACCGGGATACGGACGGAAATTTCTTCGACGTGGAAGGTGCACGGGTGGATGCCCTTGACATTGTGAGTGATCTGTCCGGTCAGGTCGAGCCGACCGACGAACCTATTTCCACCGCGTTCGAGGATTATACGCCGCAGGCTTCGTTCATGCCGCGCATCGGGGTCAGCTTCCCGGTGACCGACCGGGCCGTGTTCTTTGCGTCCTTCAACATAACCAGCCAGCGTCCCACGGAGCGTGCGTTTACGACCTTCCGGTCCTACGAGGAAATCACGACGCAGAATTCCCGTACGTCGAATCCCAAGCTGAAGCCGGAGCGGACCACCCAGTACGAGTTGGGATTCCGGCAGCGGTTGGGCACCAGCACGGCGCTCACGATCTCCGGGTTCTACCGGACGCAGGAAAACAAGATCAGCAACCGTCGTTTGATCGGGGGTTTCCCGTCCTACGGCACGTATCTGAATGCGGATTTTACCACGACCAAGGGTGTCGAATTCGGCTTCGACTTGCGCCGGACCCGTAATCTCTCGGTGAACGCGAATTACACGCTGGCGTTTGCGCAGGGCACCGGATCGGACGCCGGCGCCACTTCGGTGATTGTCTGGCGCGGTTCGGTGTTTCCGAACACCATTGCTCCGGCGGATTTCGACCAGCGGCATACGTTGAATGCGTCGGTCGACTATCGCTTTGGTGAGGGCGAGGGGCCGGGGATGGGCGGCAGCCGCCTGCTGGAGAATACGGGCCTGAACATCCTGTTCCGGTATGGCAGCGGCATGGCGTACACGGCCCTGGCCGGCTCGTCGTTCAACGTGAGCGATAGCTTCACCGACGATGCGATAGGCTCGATCAACTCGGCGCGCCTCCCGTCCACTACCCGTATCGATGTGCGCCTGGACCGGCGCTTCCAGGTAGGCAATGCTTCGCTGACCGCCTATCTGATCGTGCTCAATCTGCTGGACACGCAGAATGTACTGGCGGTTTTCCGGGCTACGGGCCTGCCCAACACCGATGGCTATCTGATGACGGATGGCGGTCGCGGATATCTTGCCACCCAGCCGGATCCCGCTTCCGCAGCGTTTCTGTACAACGCGTACATCGGAGGCCCGGTGAACGTAGGGAGCAGGCACACGTCGGCTTCCAGCCTGATGTACAGCCAACCCCGACGGTTCCGACTGGGATTTGCACTCAACTTTTAACGTGATCAGGGATGCATGGCGGGGGGTGGTACCCTCCGCCAGCGCCTGATGAGGGAATTACCCCGAATGCAACGCCTCATACACTCATGAAGCAGCTTACACGATACCTGACGCTGATTTTCGCCGTGTGCCTGATTCCTGCGTCCAGCGCCTTTGCAGACAAGGATAAGGACGACAAGGACAAGAAGGCACGGGAAGGTGAGCCTTCCGTTGCGCTCCGAACCAGCAGTTCGGGCCCCGATCCCGGGCAATGCACGGCGGGTCTGGCGCAAAAGGACCTTGACGTCAACAATGTTCGCGTCCGTCTTTTCAATATCGGGAGTATCGCCTACGGCAACGGTGCGGAACACGAATACTACGTGCCCCAGGCCTCCGGACATTCCCCCATTTATGCGATGGGTATCTGGATGGGCGGCATGGTGGGGGACGAACTGCGCACGGCCGGCGCCACGTACAACAATTTTGAGTTCTGGCCGGGCCCCCTGGGTGCGGACGGTCGCCCGGTGAATCCGAACGATTGTTCGGCGTACGACCGTCTGTACAAGGTGAGCCGGAGCGATGTTCAGAACTACGAGGCGACGGGGCAGGCTTCCGC
Coding sequences within:
- the sucD gene encoding succinate--CoA ligase subunit alpha produces the protein MAILVDKNTRLLVQGFTGSEGTFHSEHMLEYGTALVAGVTPGKGGRTHLGKPVFNTVAEAVAREGANTSVIFVPPPFAADAILEAAEAGIQVIVCITEGIPIEDMIPVFHYVQRKGARLIGPNCPGALTPDQAKVGIMPAMIFREGSVGVVSRSGTLTYEAVDQLTRQDLGQSTAVGIGGDPVIGTNFVDVLRLFEEDDDTESVVMIGEIGGTAEEEAAAFVRDHMTKPVFGFIAGRTAPPGRRMGHAGAIVSGGKGTAEEKIAALEEAGVVVIENPAVIGETVKDRLTTV
- a CDS encoding YihA family ribosome biogenesis GTP-binding protein, producing the protein MQARRPLHIREITFVKGSASWSGLPSDGRPEVAFAGRSNVGKSSLLNALAGRRGLARTSGTPGKTREFNYYLVNESLYFVDLPGFGYAKTSKQERARWARLIERYIAERDMLRLIVHLVDSRHELGELDRNFIGLMRGGGVPYAMALTKCDKLSGNDRVKTEHRMHEALSTFGLEIPVFLTSSKTKRGLPALSEWIGTMATMEP
- a CDS encoding phosphoglycerate dehydrogenase; protein product: MDRDDGNHGTMTEIKMKVLITDAVDPICIDMLEARGITPDVRLKQSGEALREAAAEADGWIIRSGTTITADLIEAAGNLRVIGRAGVGVDNIDLSAATRRGVLVINAPSGNTISTAEHTCALLLSMARRVPQANRSIAEGRWDRKAFTGSEVYEKTLGVVGLGQIGREVAVRMAGFGMKLIGYDPVLSREAAERLGVRLVDMEELLAGSDFITVHTPLNDATRGLLRKETFAQCRRGVCIVNCARGGIVEEKDLLAALDSGQVGGVALDVYSTEPPPVELQALLRHPKVIATPHIAASTEEAQEKVAVQITEQVIRALCGEAVHTPVNALAIKMAAQPDVQPYLSLSDRLGQLIGQLGGARIRGITVGCRGDVPRRYSEVLTVAAVRGILSKWVPEPVNLINAPFLAEDMGIHVTEARDTAPGGYTNLLQIGLETDDGRRTVAGTIFDREEQRLVRIDNYWLEIKPEGHMIVYRNVDRPGMLAAVGSILARNDINIGALALGRAGKGEIALTAVTVDEVVPATVVREIAALDGIEDVRSVDV
- a CDS encoding TonB-dependent receptor, yielding MLRRCVTTVLVLLVMPVAALAQNTGKLSGVITDASTGEPLPGANVVLGGTLLGSASDLDGNYFIIGVPVGAYDVTASFVGYQAQTIQQVEINAGYTRELNFSLAPGAELEEIVVEYERPIIQKDAIGAPRVVNSDELVLLPIRGVANVASLQSGVVSSEGTELFVRGGREQELTYYVDGVRISGQQALPRVAISEQEMLIGTIPAKYGDAQGGVVSVTTKSGADQFFGTVGAYTSQGLDSYGHSLGEISLGGPIVPGRVSFFATGQYVRQDDNDPYGVSTYQLTDDQLAELHANPQVVRATNAAGDSLYLPFPWQTAQAAVDNGEPLTPDSLAVLLSIPEGYTLHPGIINAPDTYRREDFTLEPSKNSPFRETIVTGNVSIQPTQTVTLRVGGSYETQKSESLSYFRHVFNPDIFYHNEQDTWRVYGSLRQRFASNFFYQIDAAYQDYNYTLYPNGFSDNVEDAFSYGDIDPGNEYLDLARRYFAARADGYGPLYTRDGTSGVGQAVGIAFSLPGNPLATFQKQDRKAFQISGNATAQIGLHQLEFGGEYRTFTERWYSVGGFGLSRYAQDDNCEQVACYANYSDLPFDAFRARTSYYGYDFRGLNEVDDQDIQGYFDRTNLNIAPYQPIYYGGYLQDKIEYRDLILNLGVRMEVFDNNAPVLKDIYAPRPIVRAGSVSGTPSGIDPDDAVYFNDAGDVVGYRDTDGNFFDVEGARVDALDIVSDLSGQVEPTDEPISTAFEDYTPQASFMPRIGVSFPVTDRAVFFASFNITSQRPTERAFTTFRSYEEITTQNSRTSNPKLKPERTTQYELGFRQRLGTSTALTISGFYRTQENKISNRRLIGGFPSYGTYLNADFTTTKGVEFGFDLRRTRNLSVNANYTLAFAQGTGSDAGATSVIVWRGSVFPNTIAPADFDQRHTLNASVDYRFGEGEGPGMGGSRLLENTGLNILFRYGSGMAYTALAGSSFNVSDSFTDDAIGSINSARLPSTTRIDVRLDRRFQVGNASLTAYLIVLNLLDTQNVLAVFRATGLPNTDGYLMTDGGRGYLATQPDPASAAFLYNAYIGGPVNVGSRHTSASSLMYSQPRRFRLGFALNF